From a single Lolium rigidum isolate FL_2022 chromosome 7, APGP_CSIRO_Lrig_0.1, whole genome shotgun sequence genomic region:
- the LOC124674416 gene encoding calcium-binding protein 39-like encodes MSFFFRAASRPRQPQQELVRSIKDSLLALDTKTGAKALEDVEKNVLTLRQTLSGDGEVEPNQEHVLQIALEICKEDVLSLFVQNLPSLGWEGRKDLVHCWCILLRQKVDESYCCVQYIENHVDLLDFLVVCYNNLEVALNCGNMLRECIKYSALAKYILASSSFELFFQYVELPNFDIASDALNTFKDLLTRHEDAVSEFLISHYEQFFELYKRLLASDNYVTRRQSVKFLSEFLLEAPNAQIMKRYILEVRYLNIMIGLLKDSSKNIRICAFHIFKVFVANPNKPRDIIQVLVDNHRELLKLLHDLPASKGDDEQFDEERDLIIEEIKKLVRSSV; translated from the exons ATGTCCTTCTTCTTCCGGGCGGCGTCGCGTCCCCGTCAGCCGCAGCAGGAGCTAGTGCGCTCCATCAAGGACTCCCTCCTTGCGCTCGACACCAAGACCGGCGCCAAG GCTCTCGAAGATGTTGAGAAAAACGTACTCACCTTGCGACAGACACTTTCTGGTGATGGAGAAGTTGAACCAAACCAGGAGCACGTTTTACAGATAGCCCTTGAAATTTGCAAGGAGGATGTACTTTCTCTCTTTGTTCAGAATCTGCCTTCCTTGGGTTGGGAG GGTAGAAAGGATCTTGTCCACTGCTGGTGCATTTTGTTGAGGCAGAAGGTTGATGAAAGTTACTGCTGCGTGCAGTATATCGAAAATCATGTTGATCTTCTGGATTTCCTTGTTGTTTG CTACAATAACCTGGAGGTTGCATTGAACTGTGGAAACATGTTACGAGAATGCATAAAGTATTCTGCACTTGCCAA ATATATATTGGCGTCAAGTAGCTTTGAGTTGTTTTTCCAGTATGTTGAGTTGCCAAACTTTGATATTGCTTCTGATGCTCTGAATACTTTCAAG GATTTGCTCACCAGACATGAAGATGCAGTTTCTGAGTTTCTCATTTCCCATTATGAACAG TTCTTTGAACTCTACAAAAGGCTTTTAGCTTCAGATAATTATGTGACAAGAAGACAATCAGTGAAG TTTCTTTCAGAATTTCTGTTGGAGGCGCCGAATGCTCAGATAATGAAGCGGTACATTTTGGAAGTTCGTTACTTAAACATTATGATTGGTCTACTGAAG GATTCAAGCAAAAATATCAGGATATGTGCCTTCCACATTTTTAAG GTGTTTGTTGCCAATCCAAACAAGCCTCGTGATATTATTCAAGTTTTGGTTGACAATCACAGAGAATTGTTAAAGTTACTCCATGATCTTCCTGCAAGCAAAG GTGATGACGAACAATTTGATGAGGAGCGAGACTTAATTATCGAGGAAATCAAGAAGCTCGTGCGCTCATCAGTATAG
- the LOC124669789 gene encoding cytochrome P450 734A5-like has product MAPPDSHDILPRVLAFYHHWRKLYGPKHLIWFGTKARLTISSPELIREVLLTRAEHFDRYEAHPLICQFEGYGLSNLHGDAWSRHRRVLSPAFHTDNLKRLLPFVADTVGRMLDDLAAAASGNAGGEAEVDVVEWFQRVPQEVITFATFGRRNYDDGSVVFKLQDELAGLAADAHSKVFIPGYRFLPLRRNIRVWHLVREISKGLAAFIANLQQTKSDDHGDDKGGMRDFMSFMAPAMTPEEIIEESKNFFFAGKETLLAMIVNETLRLYPPAVAMIRTAKRDVELGGCVVPAGTELLIPILAVHHDEEHWGADAAEFNPARFGDDRPLRRHQMAFMPFGGGERVCIGQNLALMEAKMALAVVLQRFTFRLSPSYVHAPQVLMILQPQHGAPVIFRPL; this is encoded by the exons ATGGCGCCGCCGGACTCCCACGACATCCTCCCCAGGGTCCTCGCCTTCTACCACCATTGGAGGAAGCTCTACG GTCCAAAGCATCTGATCTGGTTCGGGACCAAAGCGAGGCTGACGATCAGCTCGCCGGAGCTGATCCGGGAGGTGCTGCTGACGCGCGCGGAGCACTTCGACCGGTACGAGGCGCACCCGCTCATCTGCCAGTTCGAGGGCTACGGCCTCAGCAACCTCCACGGAGACGCGTGGTCCCGCCACCGCCGCGTCCTCTCCCCCGCGTTCCACACCGACAACCTGAAGCGGCTCCTCCCCTTCGTCGCCGACACCGTGGGCCGCATGCTCGACGACCTCGCGGCGGCCGCGTCCGGCAATGCCGGTGGCGAGGCGGAGGTGGACGTGGTGGAGTGGTTCCAGCGCGTGCCGCAGGAGGTGATCACGTTCGCGACGTTCGGGCGCCGGAACTACGACGACGGCAGCGTGGTCTTCAAGCTCCAGGACGAGCTCGCCGGCCTCGCCGCCGACGCGCACAGCAAGGTGTTCATCCCCGGGTACCGGTTCCTGCCGCTGAGGAGGAACATCCGCGTGTGGCACCTGGTCAGAGAGATCAGCAAGGGCCTCGCCGCGTTCATCGCCAACCTGCAGCAGACCAAGTCTGACGATCACGGCGACGACAAAGGCGGGATGAGGGACTTCATGAGCTTCATGGCGCCGGCCATGACGCCTGAGGAGATCATCGAGGAGAGCAAGAACTTCTTCTTCGCTGGGAAGGAGACGCT A CTTGCGATGATCGTGAACGAGACGCTGAGGCTATACCCGCCGGCGGTGGCGATGATACGGACGGCGAAGCGGGACGTGGAGCTGGGCGGGTGCGTGGTGCCGGCGGGGACGGAGCTGCTCATACCCATCCTGGCCGTTCACCACGACGAGGAGCACTGGGGCGCCGACGCCGCGGAGTTCAACCCAGCGCGGTTCGGCGACGACCGGCCGCTGCGGCGGCACCAGATGGCGTTCATGCCgttcggcggcggcgagcgggtaTGCATCGGGCAGAACCTGGCGCTGATGGAGGCCAAGATGGCCCTGGCCGTCGTGCTGCAGCGGTTCACATTCCGGCTGTCGCCTTCATACGTGCACGCGCCCCAGGTGCTCATGATTCTCCAACCGCAGCACGGCGCGCCGGTGATCTTCCGGCCGCTGTGA